A genomic window from Tolypothrix sp. PCC 7910 includes:
- a CDS encoding GDYXXLXY domain-containing protein, with the protein MKSNASESNKSSGSESNKSSNKSNQSWSPEAEFSGKLTFRDYLIATEQQANQPLPFWRLLVPLLIQTGLIMAVPTQAVYTDVAGKTVILQSASVDPDDVRQNYAINLDYNISRIATLRRLPGWQELLRQNRGRNRQLADGTNLYVTLEEREFSGRGVPSAWRPIRVSGRRPTNLANDQVALKGVYRDGVVNYGVETYYIPEEQRERISRDISRALDSREGRRQPIVVKVKVDPQGNAVPISLWVRDRNYRFE; encoded by the coding sequence ATGAAAAGTAATGCCTCTGAATCCAATAAATCCAGCGGTTCTGAATCAAATAAATCATCGAATAAATCTAATCAAAGCTGGTCTCCCGAAGCTGAATTTTCTGGAAAGCTGACTTTTCGGGATTATTTGATTGCTACTGAACAACAAGCAAACCAGCCCTTACCTTTTTGGCGGCTACTGGTTCCCCTGTTAATTCAAACAGGGTTGATTATGGCAGTACCCACTCAAGCTGTTTACACAGACGTTGCAGGCAAAACAGTAATTTTGCAAAGTGCGTCTGTAGATCCTGATGATGTGCGGCAAAACTACGCCATCAATTTAGACTATAACATCTCCCGGATTGCAACTTTGAGAAGACTACCTGGCTGGCAGGAGTTGCTAAGGCAAAATAGGGGTAGAAATAGACAATTGGCAGACGGAACCAATTTGTATGTAACTCTGGAAGAGAGAGAATTTTCTGGTCGTGGTGTTCCGTCTGCTTGGAGGCCAATAAGAGTTAGCGGAAGACGACCCACAAACCTAGCAAACGATCAGGTCGCCTTAAAAGGCGTATATCGGGATGGCGTTGTCAATTATGGTGTAGAGACATACTACATTCCAGAGGAACAGCGGGAACGGATTAGTAGAGACATTTCCCGCGCTTTAGACTCTCGAGAAGGAAGACGACAACCAATAGTAGTCAAAGTCAAAGTCGATCCTCAAGGTAATGCCGTACCCATTAGTTTATGGGTGCGCGATCGCAACTATCGTTTTGAATAA
- a CDS encoding carbohydrate ABC transporter permease has protein sequence MKTSRSSQMQLLDNDTVAAWVFLTPALILLGLFIIWPIAYLFYLSFTAGSFTSKGTYLVGFKNYWRLLFNSDFWQVLLNTAYFTIATVIPSLVIPLVLAVLLNRSLALRGLIRSAYFLPSIISLVAAGLGFRWLFQTTGPVNGFLNIFGIPSIPWLGDTFWAMPVLILLSIWKQLGFNMVVFLAGLQAIPPSRYEAAELDGANGWQQFWHITLPGLRPTLIFAIVTTAIFSLRSFEQVYVITGGGPLNSTNLLVYYIYQEAFGQFDFGYAAAAATVLLAVTLVLVYLQLRTWGEE, from the coding sequence ATGAAAACATCCCGTTCCTCTCAGATGCAACTGCTAGATAATGATACAGTTGCCGCCTGGGTTTTTCTTACACCCGCACTGATCTTACTAGGTCTGTTTATCATTTGGCCGATCGCCTATTTGTTTTATCTTAGTTTTACTGCCGGTAGTTTTACCTCAAAAGGCACTTATCTTGTCGGCTTCAAAAATTATTGGCGCTTGCTGTTCAATTCCGATTTTTGGCAAGTTTTATTGAATACCGCTTATTTTACGATTGCTACGGTGATTCCCAGTTTAGTGATTCCCCTAGTCCTAGCAGTACTATTAAACCGTTCTTTGGCTTTGCGAGGTCTCATCCGCAGTGCCTATTTTCTACCTTCAATTATTTCTCTTGTAGCCGCTGGGTTAGGATTTCGCTGGCTATTTCAAACCACTGGCCCCGTTAACGGATTTTTAAATATATTTGGTATTCCATCGATTCCTTGGCTAGGGGATACATTTTGGGCTATGCCAGTACTGATTTTATTGAGTATTTGGAAACAACTCGGCTTTAATATGGTGGTGTTTTTAGCAGGGTTACAAGCCATTCCCCCCAGCCGTTACGAAGCTGCGGAATTGGATGGTGCAAATGGCTGGCAACAATTTTGGCATATCACCCTCCCCGGATTGCGCCCGACTTTAATATTTGCCATTGTTACCACAGCTATTTTTAGCTTGCGGAGCTTTGAGCAAGTTTACGTGATTACAGGCGGCGGGCCTTTAAATTCGACGAATTTGCTAGTTTATTACATTTACCAAGAAGCTTTTGGTCAATTTGATTTTGGTTATGCAGCCGCAGCCGCAACGGTGTTATTAGCAGTAACTCTAGTTTTGGTGTATTTACAATTGCGAACTTGGGGAGAGGAGTAG